Within the Cucumis sativus cultivar 9930 unplaced genomic scaffold, Cucumber_9930_V3 scaffold73, whole genome shotgun sequence genome, the region AAGCAGATGGGCCCAAGTTCAAACTCAACTCACAAATGGGCTCAAGTCCAAGCCCAACAATCAAATGGGCCCAAGTCCAAGTCTAGCAAGCAAATGAGCCCAAGTTCACCTAAAGcccatgaaatttctctataaatagagaccattgccattcattttaaaagggGTCTTTGGTTGAATAAAGAATTGAACCTCTGAAGTactgaagaattgaagattcaaacttctacaagctctcaagacgtCAAAGTTCATATCAACCTGGAGATCAACAACTTCTGAAAGttggaagattaaactttcctTGGGTTCCATaagatcgaagttcaaatcaaCTTGCAACTACAATATCCTAAAGATCGAAGATCAAAAAGTTataagttttaacttgtattcgagagaaagcatcaaatgagtaaatactagaggTTGTATgcacaatattcatcaatatataaagttcaattccacgaaatacatttattcgaaatctcgtgtgaacagtgAGAATATGGTTAAccaagtttaaatatataatgcaACAATACAAACGTAGTGACCataatcacaaaatttaaaccgAACTCAAACAACACatgaacataaaataaaaagcaacaTACCAACATTGTTTACTATCGAATAATAGTCCAAATCAAGTCATGGATTGGTCAAACATTATCTTTAGGagaatattacaaagaaaaaaaagtatgaaaaagtgcattttataaaatattattataactaaactaaaagtattttcttgaataacctaaaaaatctcatttttgtttaacattttttctaaaaacttcttaaaataaaaacacaatcgtgttttaaaatatatattttaaaaaatatttatacgtacaaatttcttttgtttgttatatatactaaaaaatatttttataaaaaatcttcaaGACTAATCGATGACAACGGTCGTCGAAGTTGATTATCGGAAGTTCGTCGATGGAGTCACTAGAGATGATGGTGGGAGATTGGCCGACCATGATCATTGAAGATTAGCCTAAAcccaaaagataaataatttttttgtaataaaagtaaactaaCATTTGACTGAACAATTTTCTCTATTCCTTTTGActtcttttggattttttttctttttcaaaataagaatGGTCACTTTGATTCTCAATTTTGTcggattataataatttatactcaaacacatatataataactcgtactataataatttacacataaacacaaattataataactaatattataatattatgtacCCTAAACACGACTATAACAACTTAAACTATAATACTATGCACCAAACTTCTCctaaaagaatttgtttatatgaatatgatgTCTCTctaaagatgaagaaacaatttatttatagagagTGATATTGCAAAAAGTTAGTGAAACTTAGGAGTGAGCattgactttaaaaaaatcaattcaaacaatcgaaattaaccaaatctatttattatttaatattaaataaaacaaaccgCTCATAGTAATTGTCTCGTTCCTAGATTTGGTCGATTTCCTAAACCTTAAGTCTATATTTTCATTCTATAGGTTTTGTTTACGGCACTCGGTGAAAAAATGGCGCCCAAgggaaagaaaaccaatagCCCTACTAGCGACAGCGACGAGGACGAAACCTTCTATTACCGGTATCCCTCCGCCCCCTCTTCTGACCCGTCGCTGCCGTCGTCTTCACAGTCGCACTTCTCATCGCAATCGCACTCACACTCACACTCTTCCACTAAGTCTGGCGGTGGTTCTGGAGGTTTGGTTCCTTCGAAGTCTACTCTCTATGTTTCCAATTTCGACTATTCACTCACTAATTCCGACCTCCACACTCTCTTCTCCAACTTTGGTAAGATCGCTCGTGTTACGGTGTTGAAAGATCGACAGACTCGCAAGTCTCGCGGCGTTGCCTTCGTCCAGTTTATTTCTCAGGACGACGCGGTGAAGGCCGCGAAACAGATGCACGGGAAGATTTTGAATGGCCGTGTTCTTAAGGCTGCTATAGCGACTGATAATGGTCGTGCCGCTGAGTTTATAAGGAAGAGGGTTTATAAGGATAAGAGTAGGTGCTACGAGTGCGGCGCAATTGATGGGCATTTGTCTTATGAATGCCCTAAAAATCAATTGGGGCCAAGGGAGCGACCAGAACCGAAGCGGGTAAGAAGGGGTGGAGTTGGTGCTAGGCACGAGGAGGATTGGGGATCGGATGTTGGAGAAGGGTTTGAGGATGACAATTGGGCCTCGGTGGTGGACGGAGATGCAGACCAGAGACTCCTGACTGGCGGTGAGAACAttgtagagaagaaaaaaagagaagaaagcaaGTTATTTCAGTGACGAGAGCGACGAAGATGATTAACTGAGCCTGTCTCTTTGGGAAGAGTTTGTAAAAGGTGCGTGGTTTTTactattgtattgtttttatctGCCGTTCCATTATATTTTGAACCTCTATTTCTGGTTGATTTTGGTGCATGATTTTTGGGTGGCATTGTTAGATGAGATAAAGCTTACAGAGTTTAGATTTTGGGCTGCCGGGTGCGATAAGTAATAATGAGTTACAGGTATGTAGTCTACACTTCGTGGTAATGTCAGGAGTAGTCAGGATTGGAATACTAACTCTTAACCTATGGCACTTGCTCTCCACCAATAGGTTAGTAATTGAAACTAGAAATGTTATGTTGAATTCAAAGACTCTCTTTGGAGAGCTGAAATGTATGAGTTTAATTACAAATCGGCTCTAAAACGCTGAATCCAACCATTGGTTATTgattacattacattacaaTCTCATCCGATGACGGTCTACCGAATACCCCAAGGATTTAGGCACCGCTGTTAACAGTATATGAGCACTACACTGGAATTTGGAAGTGGTAATAAATACTCATCTTCCAATGCCTcctgttttcttttaagagtTAAGGATTTCTGCAGTCAGAGAGTATAAGTTGCTTATTCAATCTCATGAGCATGAgcaatatttgtatttttgtacATTTTGGAATTCCCATATCATGATCTCGGCGTTTAATGCCAAGGGCTTGATTTCCCAATGTGCCAAGACTTGTCCAAAGGATTCTTTGATcaaacattattgttattattattctttttgaggagacatttcttttatcagaaacatataaataatttcattgatgggatgaaattacaaaagagcACATATGCTGCGAGAGATTACAAAGATTATTCCATTGTGATATAAGAGAAGTAAGATTGTAATAATGAAAGTGTGGGGTGAATTTACACCAAGTGAAGGTTGTATACAAAAGATGATCGAAAAGTGAGTGAAGTCGGATTCCTTATCTTTGAAAGTACGATGGTGGCATTTGTTTCAGATGAGCCAAAAGAGAACTCTTCACTAAGATTAGATGAAAAGCAAGGGTGGGGAACTCCAGAAAACCCAAGGGACTTGGgagaaaaatcaatccaatgACATCAATCGATAATGAGAGTGAAGTCATTACTTAAACCTTTAAAGTGGATACACGTTCACCAATTTTAAGGTTCATACCTTGTGGTTTGGATCAGTGTTAGGTGGTCTGCTCTCTTCTAGTTAGCATCATAGTTCAACATTTTAACCTAATATATTGTAATCCTCTTCTTCCTACTGACTATTTGTCCATTTAGGcacattttctaataattttgcttttagttttgtttgttttcttctgtTCAAAGactaggaaagaaaaagtagttttcaagaacatttttatcaattgtTCAAAGAAGTTTAGTCATAAGTAATTTTCATAAGCATAATTTTgtgaaacaaaattgttgcCAAATAGAGGCTTAAGTTTTTTTAGCTTTCAACTTGACTTTGTGATCAATCTCTTCATGTTTGAAAGAAGAAGGCATTTGCCACATTTTAGCGAAGAAGGCATTTGCCACATTTTAGCTTTCTCCCCTTTACCACTTTGTTTTAGTGGAGCTACGTGAGGAAAAGGTGCCATGTCTCTgaactattttgatttatcattcatataatttCTTACTTCTAAATCTCTGATGTACCGCAAAAAATATtgctaatatatttgaatctatCTATTCTATAACTTATATTCTTGCACTTTCAATGCTTTGATCATAGTCACAAGATGTGTGTGGAAACAACAAAATGCAACCTTAAACATATTGGGTTAAAGAAATATTCGATATCACtgatttcaacttttgattATCACTGATTCATCTATAATTTTGGCTGGATCCATGATCTTCCTAACTCATAGTAGTATATGTTTATCATAACCAATACGTCTTACTGTCGTTACAACAtctttgtgggtttttgttattgttttgctttgttttagCTGTTGGTTTATTTGACTAGTGACTTACATGAGATTTAGTCTACCTTGACATTTCTCATAACACGACCCGTCCTTGTCTTCTGAGCTAAGAGGATCAGGCTTAGTCAAGTCTACCgtcacatttcaatttaatgatctattatgtttgatttttcgtGAATTTGTGTTACTTAATAtgatctattttgtttctcgCTTATCAAATAATTGGAATCAAGAGGagatttgtttaacatttgatGAGAATGGTGATGCGTTAAAGATTCGATTTTATTGCCAAGTGTCTTCGTGAGATTATGTCTTTCGGTAGTGTTGAAAGAGCTactgtttctaattttggttcatttcttGTTATGGGAGATTGGTTTAAGATATGGAATAAATGTAGTTCATTTCAGGGTAATGATGTTGCAAAGCTTTTTAATATTCCTTCACACAACCATGGTTCCCTGTATTCAGtcacctttattttcttgtggcaGGCTACATTAAGATATATCAAGGTTGGAGACCAAAGTTGAGAGGCTAAAGTCGGTAGTACAAGTTAAAGATAGGGAGATTGCAACAGTTACACGAATAGTACAATCTCGAGACTTGTCTAAATTCTATgatttctctctatttaacATTGAACAAGGAAGTTCTTTTCCACAGGAAGCCAAAGGTAAGGCTGCTTTTAAAGCTCAAATTGACAAGCTACAGTAGGAAAATGTTGAACTCCAGAGAAGGGTTATTGGCAATCAGGTTATGGTAGTTGGATGCTGTGAGATAGATACTAGTTtctatgtaataattttagtactaatgttgttttctgtttgtgtGCAAAGCAAGTAAGAACTCAACAAATAcatgagatgaagaagaaagaaaaggagtacATCAAATTGCAGGTGAGAACCTACAGGGTATAGGAATACCTACAGGAAAGCTGGATATGTATGTTGCTGCTGCTGGCATAAACCCTCAAAGagtatgtttttcttagaCAAGCTCAACGCCCTCCCTTCATCCAATGGTTGTTTATCCAACTTGATTTCAATCAGTTGTGgctattgttttaattgtttataggATTGCCTGCATTCagattgttttatcttctcatGTTGGGCTACTtccaagaaattttttaagcGAAGGGTGGATAATAGCTCGCTTGTTTAGTCTAAACTTggggatttcaaattttgcccaaatttcaaaatttttcaaaagtttttcattacaaTAACGAGCATCATAACTtcttagatcttgcataaaaggCATGACTGTCAACCCTTGAGCACTAAGCTCGGGTTTGTGACGTGAGATTCTGAATTTTGAGAATAAGCTTatgtcctttttgtttttgctaagTTTCAACTAATACACTCggtatttatctttgtgcttATGTGATAGATTTGTTATGCACTGTAGTGATGTGGGgtgtttccttattttctgcatcttaacTACCTTATTTCCTGCATTTTAACTATCTTATTTCCTGCATCTTAAAtaccttattttctgcatcttaaaTACCTTATTTTCTGAATCTTAGTTGGTactgaaatttggtttgtttcAGTGAAAGAGGCACTATCAGCATTGACATGTACATGTGATTTTAGGCATGAACCAGGAGAGTGAGAGTTTTAGTGTGCCGTGTTTAGAATTTGCCGATATCTTTTTCCCGTTCCAGCAAGTATTCCTGATTGTGGGGGTAACTCTCAAGTCTGCAGtcttttcttcatgaaatttGTAGATTATCTAAGAAtactaatatcatttaatgttgacatttttttagcaacttttcttaaccccactttttgaatttcattaagTTTACTCTTGTTTAATTGACAGATTCTTCCAGTAATGCTAGATATTGGTACTAACAACGAGAAGTTACTTAATGATTCTCTTTGTAAGTGAAAGGGAAACCTTCATGTCGTTTATCTCCATATTTTCCATGTAATGTATTGTGCTTATATTGATCTGTTTCTGTTGTCAATGGCGATATATTTgggttttttgttgttgttgtggtggtggtggtgaaatattttatttaagtctctagttaatatttatgcTTACTTAAcagaaaatttgttgcttgagCTTGCTTCATTTGGttcttttacttgtttaagtcctcctctaactaattatacatttcgtccttttacttgtttaagtcctccaaaaagtattcattactttaataaattccCTCACCAGCATCATCACCTCTTATTCAACAAACTGTTTTTtcccaaaagcaaaaaaggaaaaaaaaaaaaaagaaagacaatcAAGAACAACCATCAactacatgaaaaaaaaaagaaagaaaaaagatagcTACCGAAAAACATTACTacccattttcattatcatcatCCTCTACTATGCTTTTCCACCTTCTTCTAACCCATTTTTCCATTGCAGGATTTATTGGAGTTGAGGAGTCCCACAATCTTTATGTTCTGTTTGTTTTTCCATCACTTTTTCAAGGCTGTTCAATTGGAGTTCCATCTTCAGGTAATATTAATGTGTTTGTTTCtaagataattttgttaaacacttgtttttgttgtccCCATCCACCAGCTGTTTGGTGAAATGCCgcattgaataattttgtggGTTCTTGGGAAGCGTGTGATCTATGTGTTGTggaatttgtataattagttAGAGTGATTTAGGaaaacttttgtatttgtagtTGAATAGATAATTCATTCCATATTTAGAGCATGATtaagagttattttgaaattgttaaaattacttcaaaagatATTTGGATAATTTAAATGACTTTCTATTGTATGTTGATCACGTTTGATAGAtcgaaaacttttcttcttcttcttcttctttgtttcttcctgCTGCCTATTTGACCTGCAACTTTGAGTGTAGTTGCTTGGCTGTCTAATTGCCACCACTCAAAGTCACTCCTTCGCCTTCTTATCACTCTTAATTTTCTTGACAACAAAGTCAAACTGCTACAGAACAATCGAATTTtcgtttgattaattttctatccaCAGGAGGCTTTTGTATGTTGATCacccttgttttctttgaaaagtttaaaattccATACACGATATATTGGGAAACTTTCACATTCTCGGGACATTAAAAGCTCAAGAGCATTGATtttgagcaaaataaaaatgaaaatcccttttaatttccaacaccatatttgaagttcattgtattttcttcttccaactacAGGTTGACGTGATTGTCTTGACAGATGGAAGTCGTATTCTTGGCCTCGGTGACCTTGGAGTTCAGGGAATAGGAATACCTAGATTGGAGGGAGAAGAGTATCTATctattgttgatgaatttatgGAAGTCGTGGATACATGTTGGCCTAAAGCTATTGTTCAGGTTTATTGGttaagatatcaaatttttaactgTGTTCACTGCCAGTAATCAGTATCGTAATCTcgcaatttgattttgaatgatgcCAGTTTGaggattttcaaatgaaatgggCTTTTGAAACATTACAACGTTATCGTAAGAGGTTCTGCATGTTCAACGATGACATACAAGTGAGTAGTTCATGTTGTATTCATGCAGTTGATAATTACTTAAAAGGACATTCATTTtcgtttatttcatttcataaaggGAACTGCTGGTGTTGCTCTCGCTGGACTATTGGGAAATGTGAGAGCTCAAGGGCAGCCATTGAGTGATTTTGTTAACCAAAAGATAGTAGTGGTAGGGGCTGGAAGGTATTGTCAGCTGtttaactttaacattttctccaaatagCAATACTGCTAACTATTTAGGGATCGTAAGCCTTGTCCTCTTTGTTGAAACAAAAGTGGTTGTTTGAATGAggaattactattactattactattacgtgaatataagagaaatgaaaactttGGAAACTATAGTTCAATCCTTTTGGTTTAACCTTCATTTGTTTCAACATGctgttttttctcctctttcaacttcagtgttgggCTCGGTGTTCTTAACATGGCTATTCAGGCTGTTTTGAGAATGGTAGGGAACAACGATTCTACTGCAAGaaatcgattttttttctaatagacAAAGATGTAAgaatctttttcaaactttcatttctcaatttatgcATCAGTCTGTCCAAGTTTTTCCTTCCATGAGAGTTACTGATTTCAGAAACCAATCGGATGGGGTTTGGAATTTGGGTAGCTTTATTATGGGTTAATTTGTATGACGCAGTTTCGTGTGAAAAGTATGAGGCAGTTGAAGAAGTTAAATGACTTGTGGTGGTAGTAATCAGTGTCAAACTCATGTGGTTTTTAACTTacaaagaaagaggaaaaatatcaacttagtCCGATGCagattagggttttaagtCTTCTATCTAATTGTTTGTGTGATAAATGCAGTTACtttatcaaaaacaaagaagaaaaggaagggacCACAAGattctttagtattttaattttattgcattacattatattcaatcttcatttttcttggttgTGCTGCAAATGGTGTTTCTTCTATTATGGATTTGCATTATACAACATTGCCATATTAAGTCataaagttatgaaaattagaaacacaCCCTTTGTAGGAGAGAACATGATCCTTCCTTTGAagtaaattgagagaatttcctctACTGCCTCAATTTTAAGGCTTGAGGTTTGaagaacaaggatgaataatcaacgaaaaaggaatgaagaggTTTCTCGTTTAGGGAAAATAGcgatttttcgtttttcatacTTCCAAAACGACACAAGTATGAACTTATTGTGTATTAAATTGATCGAGaggccttccaattgttttgttaatctatagtttctgtctctattttaattaactgcTACATGTAGAAGCCTAACTAACTTAGTTAGAGTTCTatcaaaaaaaggaaagaaaaaaaggaagaagaaagatcatgtgataaatttatagaaatgccatgcaattattttctaactattaa harbors:
- the LOC116406210 gene encoding NAD-dependent malic enzyme 2, mitochondrial-like isoform X1 — protein: MYVAAAGINPQRDLLELRSPTIFMFCLFFHHFFKAVQLEFHLQVDVIVLTDGSRILGLGDLGVQGIGIPRLEGEEYLSIVDEFMEVVDTCWPKAIVQFEDFQMKWAFETLQRYRKRFCMFNDDIQGTAGVALAGLLGNVRAQGQPLSDFVNQKIVVVGAGSVGLGVLNMAIQAVLRMVGNNDSTARNRFFF
- the LOC116406210 gene encoding NAD-dependent malic enzyme 59 kDa isoform, mitochondrial-like isoform X3; translation: MYVAAAGINPQRDLLELRSPTIFMFCLFFHHFFKAVQLEFHLQVDVIVLTDGSRILGLGDLGVQGIGIPRLEGEEYLSIVDEFMEVVDTCWPKAIVQFEDFQMKWAFETLQRYRKRFCMFNDDIQGTAGVALAGLLGNVRAQGQPLSDFVNQKIVVVGAGRNKDE
- the LOC116406210 gene encoding NAD-dependent malic enzyme 2, mitochondrial-like isoform X2, with the protein product MILFDLLELRSPTIFMFCLFFHHFFKAVQLEFHLQVDVIVLTDGSRILGLGDLGVQGIGIPRLEGEEYLSIVDEFMEVVDTCWPKAIVQFEDFQMKWAFETLQRYRKRFCMFNDDIQGTAGVALAGLLGNVRAQGQPLSDFVNQKIVVVGAGSVGLGVLNMAIQAVLRMVGNNDSTARNRFFF